TAGTAAAACCCAGGCAGGTCTGCTACAGAAATCCATCAACTAATTTAATCTTGTAAGGATGAAGGACGAGCATTCTAGGATTATTAGTAGCCAATATAGATTTCTCACTTCTCATCTTTAACAGTTGCTTCTACTAATGCTGACATTTGAAGTTCGGTGGTGTCTGGCCTCAAATGTCTCATTGCTCACTTACAAATACGAGAGGATAAAAGGTGGCATTATTATAGttaaaaatcaaaacacacaaacaaaacagtcaaCTGGAGCTCTGCACAATGAAGCATGTAGGTGGTTAGGATAAATCACATACAGTCACACAGAAGAGGACGTCCAGTATAGAATTCTACTCTTAGTTTTAGATTTAATTTATCTTTTCAGATTTCAGGTTGTTTGCAAGTGTGCTTTTGTATTTTACAGTACCTCCAGAAGGGGGCGCACTTTCCTCCGTGTCTGTCCCAGAACGAGGCAGTGGCCCAGGGGAATGTGATTCAGCTCGAAGCCTCCTCTCATAGCTGAACTCTGGAAGTTTGGGAGCCTGCGGGCGAGTCTTCCTGGCTGGGTTCAGAAAGTAGCAGTATGCACAACGAAATGCtgttggaggaggaagagagacagagaagacaaAGTTAAACATAGGGAAAATAAGAGAGACTACTGAAAttaaattacttattaattCCAATTTGTGTCAAGCCCATCCTCAGTTCTAATATCTGTATGTGATGTAGATGTAAACATGGATTCAGGAACTTGAATCAATGTTTTACCTTTGCATGGAAACATCATATCCACAATTTACTTGCAATCTCTTATTTCTTAATTGGAATAGTTCTAGAaaatgcagcagtgtttttgttcttacCCAGATATTCAAATTCTTCTTTCAAAGCCATGCCATTGTGAGAAAAACACTGCTGGCAGATTAGTGCATATCTattggaagaagaagagacagggATGAGGAAGGAAAGAGACTGATGTCCTGCACTgcatgttttgtgttgtgtaaaaGATGAATGCCATCAACAGGCCTTGTTTACTGGAAGGTGTTTTCACCTGTTCTGTGGTCCATCCCCCACCAGGTACTCAATGACTCTGTCCACAGGTCCTCTGTCTTTGGGCAAAATAGGTCTGGCTAATGGAGGACCTGGGGGGTGCATACCTGGAAAACAGACAACATACTTAAAAACAATAGTCACATGCTAACATAAAGACAAGACAAGAGACACACTCAAAATCAATACGACTTACCAACACCTGGTATAGGGGAGCATGGAGTCCTGGGTACTGCCCCGTGGAGGACAGAGGCAGATAGAGCAGATCTCTCTGGCGGTCCTCCTGGAGCTGAGAGAGGAACAGGTTCTGTTGGAAGAGCAACCTTTGACTTTGTATGTTGCCCCTCGCTTTACCAGCAAACTTCATAAATGGAACCTCAGGGGTAATATTACTTGTAGATTAGGTTACTGCATGATACTTAACGTGTCTCCCTGGTCTCCTTACCCACAGGTGTGCCCCCTGGTCCAACCATTGGCCGTGCTCCAGGTGGGGGAGTCATTATCATGGCACCTGGGGTGCCCATTGGCATGGGTCTCATTGGCACCCCTCTCTGGCGAATCTCTGCAAGAGATTAAAGGAATTCACAACAGCTTGTCCTTTGTATGACCTTCAACAGAAATCACTTTTTGTAGTCCTTGTTTCGCATAACTCAACAAACTTAATACGATGCTTTATCTTTCTATTGTTTATGATGTACCTTGTCCAGGCCTGGGAGTCATCTGTGGTCGGACTGGAGTCGATTCCAGTtcctacaacacaacagtaaacAAAGGCAACAAATGTCaaacagagcaaacacacagaaacagataaaactaaacaaagagaaagaaaacataaaaatcaaACCACAATCAATCAGCAGAACTCACAGCTTTCTTCTTGGCTTCAGGATCGAAGCGCTCCAAGATGAGTTTGGCATTTTTATATGTTTCAGTTTCCATCACTTCCTCCAGCTGGAAACACAAACCAGGGAAACTTAAGTTATTACATGCAAAACTTTCTAAAGAGCACTAGAAATAAACACGGCCAGAACACTGAAAAGTTTGTTTGCTGAAAGGCATCATAAATTATAGAAACAGGAAATGTAACTTTAAAAGGAAAAGAGCAGTTAGAAATTCCAGTTCCGACTGTTGACACAATTTTAACCTTTGACATAAAACCTCTACCCATAAATCTAATATATTGCAAAGGACTGCAGACTTACAATCTTTTTTTTGGCAGCCTTTGAATCTTCAAGTTTATCATCTAGAAGAGAGGAACAATTGTAATTACATCATTGTCAGACAGCAGTGTCGTGTAAGGATGGACAGTAAAAACAGGTGTTATGTTAGATGGACAGGTAGGCTGAGGACAAACAGATAACTTACTG
This Parambassis ranga chromosome 15, fParRan2.1, whole genome shotgun sequence DNA region includes the following protein-coding sequences:
- the lnpk gene encoding endoplasmic reticulum junction formation protein lunapark-B isoform X4, with protein sequence MGGLLSRWKTKPTTVEQLESLDKEIKELEEFRAKNQRLQKLWVGRLLLYSSVLYLLTSLIVYCLYLPEQWFDRLAMALPFFIYPVLVWFIRKLLIFLFSKRTERNNDKLEDSKAAKKKILEEVMETETYKNAKLILERFDPEAKKKAELESTPVRPQMTPRPGQEIRQRGVPMRPMPMGTPGAMIMTPPPGARPMVGPGGTPVAPGGPPERSALSASVLHGAVPRTPCSPIPGVGMHPPGPPLARPILPKDRGPVDRVIEYLVGDGPQNRYALICQQCFSHNGMALKEEFEYLAFRCAYCYFLNPARKTRPQAPKLPEFSYERRLRAESHSPGPLPRSGTDTEESAPPSGDEKEMEQDEEPINEVESENQSEEQQLQREEVEEERLEEELVQEEQENAEEEMEQSQSGPCGTEAQLS
- the lnpk gene encoding endoplasmic reticulum junction formation protein lunapark-B isoform X2, yielding MGGLLSRWKTKPTTVEQLESLDKEIKELEEFRAKNQRLQKLWVGRLLLYSSVLYLLTSLIVYCLYLPEQWFDRLAMALPFFIYPVLVWFIRKLLIFLFSKRTERNNDKLEDSKAAKKKILEEVMETETYKNAKLILERFDPEAKKKAELESTPVRPQMTPRPGQEIRQRGVPMRPMPMGTPGAMIMTPPPGARPMVGPGGTPVAPGGPPERSALSASVLHGAVPRTPCSPIPGVGMHPPGPPLARPILPKDRGPVDRVIEYLVGDGPQNRYALICQQCFSHNGMALKEEFEYLAFRCAYCYFLNPARKTRPQAPKLPEFSYERRLRAESHSPGPLPRSGTDTEESAPPSGAKAPAPWNLVHSFQIQPNSPQNQPLQSTDEKEMEQDEEPINEVESENQSEEQQLQREEVEEERLEEELVQEEQENAEEEMEQSQSGPCGTEAQLS
- the lnpk gene encoding endoplasmic reticulum junction formation protein lunapark-B isoform X3; translated protein: MGGLLSRWKTKPTTVEQLESLDKEIKELEEFRAKNQRLQKLWVGRLLLYSSVLYLLTSLIVYCLYLPEQWFDRLAMALPFFIYPVLVWFIRKLLIFLFSKRTERNNDKLEDSKAAKKKILEEVMETETYKNAKLILERFDPEAKKKAELESTPVRPQMTPRPGQEIRQRGVPMRPMPMGTPGAMIMTPPPGARPMVGPGGTPVEPVPLSAPGGPPERSALSASVLHGAVPRTPCSPIPGVGMHPPGPPLARPILPKDRGPVDRVIEYLVGDGPQNRYALICQQCFSHNGMALKEEFEYLAFRCAYCYFLNPARKTRPQAPKLPEFSYERRLRAESHSPGPLPRSGTDTEESAPPSGDEKEMEQDEEPINEVESENQSEEQQLQREEVEEERLEEELVQEEQENAEEEMEQSQSGPCGTEAQLS
- the lnpk gene encoding endoplasmic reticulum junction formation protein lunapark-B isoform X1 is translated as MGGLLSRWKTKPTTVEQLESLDKEIKELEEFRAKNQRLQKLWVGRLLLYSSVLYLLTSLIVYCLYLPEQWFDRLAMALPFFIYPVLVWFIRKLLIFLFSKRTERNNDKLEDSKAAKKKILEEVMETETYKNAKLILERFDPEAKKKAELESTPVRPQMTPRPGQEIRQRGVPMRPMPMGTPGAMIMTPPPGARPMVGPGGTPVEPVPLSAPGGPPERSALSASVLHGAVPRTPCSPIPGVGMHPPGPPLARPILPKDRGPVDRVIEYLVGDGPQNRYALICQQCFSHNGMALKEEFEYLAFRCAYCYFLNPARKTRPQAPKLPEFSYERRLRAESHSPGPLPRSGTDTEESAPPSGAKAPAPWNLVHSFQIQPNSPQNQPLQSTDEKEMEQDEEPINEVESENQSEEQQLQREEVEEERLEEELVQEEQENAEEEMEQSQSGPCGTEAQLS